From the Lathyrus oleraceus cultivar Zhongwan6 chromosome 3, CAAS_Psat_ZW6_1.0, whole genome shotgun sequence genome, the window TCTTTATGGTGAGCATGTCTCGGTAAGAAAGGGATCTAACCTAAGAGGACCCAAAGAAAATTGGGTATCAAAGTACTATTATTTTTTTTGTAGGTACTTGAAGATTATATTATAGTATTGTAAAATCAAGATTGATCTTTCAAGATACAATACCATATGATATGATAGTTCCCAAAGTTTCATTGAATGAAAGATGTTTTGAAGAAACATAAATAATGATATCAACTTTAACTTCATAACATTGTGAAAAAGATAAGCATTTTTATATCTTAATAGAATTTCCTTGATATTACTATACTCCTTTatattttactatttttatttttgataatgtcaaaaagggggagaagagaTTATTGTTCTTGTTGTTTTTTAGAATACCAAAGGCAATGCATAAATTACAAAAGATAGGGGGAGATACCCAAGATAGGGGGAGAAATCAAGTGTTATGAAAAAACTTTCCATCAAAAAGTTctgtcatcataaaaaagggggagattgttaagAATACATGTTCATCCTTCTTAGCttggttttgatgaagacaaaagCTTATCTTAGAagaaagatcaaagaagaaaaatattgaaatCAATAGTGCATAAGCTTTGAAATTCAAAAGATTAGATGATTGGTCAAGGTACTTTAATGACAATtcattttttatataatttttagATGCTCAAGAAACTTCATATCATCCTGCATAAATATTTCCCAATCACTCATATAGCATGCTCTTTATGCAACCGGTTACACCTGACACTTTTGAAAAATCTGAAACTTTTATGATACCTCTTCAATGTAATGATTCATCATACCTTTTCCGAATAATTGCTACTTGATTCATGATCATTTTAATTAAACATTGCCATTGTTTAAAGAGGTATTTCCTCTTCTATTTAAACCAGATTTTTCAGATTAAAATTAATCTCTTCCAATCAAATTTTTACATAAATTCAAATATGTTTAACATGAAACTTTTTATGCATAAATTTCATATCAGTAAGAAAAGTTTATGAGCAACATAGATGTATTATATTTGAATTATTCATTGGAAGGGAAGATCAATCTCAATACATAAATTTATTCAAGTGCAACAAATCTTATCATACATTCATATTTTGTTCAAAAGTTGCATTTAATCACCAAATATGTGGTGACTTGTTTTGTAAACAGAAAGTGGTGCACTTTCTAGTTTTTGTGACCATCAAAGTGTTTTGGAGATTGTTGTAAAAAGTCCTTTGAATTGGGGTGATTCAAAGTCCGATTTGAGTCATGTTTCCCAAAGCAAACTTCTAGGAAAATACAATTTTTATAATCCAAGTCATGGATGTGCATGACTCGAATAAAGCATACACAAGtttcttgattcaaatcacaCTCTTTCTGAATTGAATCATTTTTGCATTGACTTTTAATGAAAAGCCTGATTTTTGCATTGAACAAATGGACTTAATTACTAGAATAATAATTACAAGGATAAGCAAGAAAACACAAAAACTTAAGGATAACCTATGAGAAATTTTAGAATAAGTGTCGAGAGAGAAATATGTAGGTGGTATTTGTAGCGGGAAAatcatgatcatcaagctattgacaagctagagatcaattaacaagagtcgccaccacgcttttattgtttccaaaggaaaagggaaaaaatacgaacaaaacccaattagtaagaagttttcaaataaaaactaataaaaatcagagatcacaggtaagggggttggttacacatagggaaggtgttagcatccaaagtgtcctaggtactcctagggagccctttttgtgtgtatatgtattttgtacaaagtgatatttacaaacaaatagaatggagggatgagaaaagaattcattaattttttttttaacaagaccttcggtcttgtgcctacgtatcaacatgaaaatgagggatcaaaacctcgtagttcatgctataaatttcaaaatgagtgtattggttttaacaaagtttaagttttgaaaggcacaaaggcatgaaaatgatttgaatgagttagttctttttggtttttttgAGAGCTTAAGTtaaatatagttaagtttatttacaagtttgatttaagaaaatgactttgaaaatgcaatggcataaagccaaagtttttatctttttgtaaaaatggtcaaagtttagaacaaaaggaattcacacaaagaatattttaaaattggagagagagattttgaaattaaagaaatggggagaagatgaagagactaccctatatacaagaatttaaaagtttaaagttgaaaagatctgaccaaatgggtagcaatccaatagacaagtatgtcaatagaaacccagaacTCCCTTtgacttttagaatcaagcaacacacaaatgcataattatatcaatcttgaagagcaaaggcatcaaataaagattacctcatccaagcttatccacttcaataatcttcttcagaattatgtagcagatgaattccataagtcacaggttcaacataacagcttaacaatgatcaatgtggcagatgaactggagagatcttgaatgacgtatcagatgaatttcaaatttgcatgcacttggttcttcaacaaattggcattggccaagtccacTAGCAAAGGAATattgcctaagttctaagtccaattgggcaagatcaaaccaacagtccactcaaaagtcttttatGGTTTTTACTATTATTAAGTGTATTCATGGTCAAATaccaaacaagcaaacaagatATACACAAAgcaaaataatatcacacaatatagtccaagtggacaaaggaaaaattacattaacataaacaactagaatgatatgtataatggcaaatgataatagaatactaaaagtaaattgcattaaaagtaaaagtttgaaagtaaaagttaatggttagtaagttagtagttagttttgttttgcttttgattttaagacatcctttggagaacactcaacccacttgccacaagcatggatccttgaaccaaaacatcttctaaaggaaggaaagaaggccaagtttccacacaataccatggaaggggggagacttacaatctcactaactagaatgcttatgccttttgtgtcacaaatttagcattatgttaagcagtcgtaattggacttatgtagaagtcacaactatttgagaccgggcaatagacttttggtgttaatgcatgttggagacatagtattaagaactatgctcattaaacataccacacacaaaaaaaaatatgcaaaaggtgtggcataatctcatccatactcatgttaatttttcaatcaactagcattaggattttgagatgtcattggccaattggaatgaatggatgaagaaggggaattagatgaagagggaaagggatgaatgagatcacaaattggtcaaatgaggacttttaccaaattaatattattcattcattttgggagatggaatgtacattccatcaatcccctaaatccaataatattaacttgataaagtcaaatcaaccttgaccaaagtccaacaacaaatgagaaactcaattaagtcaatacaaatggtcaacacaattaagatggcatttattcaataaaaaatagtaaaataatgcattaaatttaaatatgttttgtccaaatcctaaaatctcatcaaaacaccaaataaatggccatgagatttatcatagttcaaacaaggtcaaaggaccttggataaaaaaattcataatttttggacacttaaaaatatttttaaacaataaaaaacaaatgaaaaattaattaattcatgaaaaatattaataatgatccaaaaaataattttaattcagaatataaaagagaaaaatatttgaatttttttggtgaaagtctcatattttttggatcaatattaaatttattatgaattattgaagaaaatggaattaaaaggaaattcagaaaatccaaaaatatgtggaccatcagatctccctcattaattgaggtggcagatctaatgatccaaaacgcgcgttccatgtgTTCCCTAGTCAACAGCGTtgtaacatgagtaatcacaaTGCACAGCTAAGATTAAAATGTGGAGCTTAGATCACATGGTCCAGATGCAAGCCACATCATCGCCGGAGCtagagctccggtcatcttctccggtgagctccaccagactggtcaagatgaaccatcactaaaattccaaacagggacatgattttaaagagaaaacatcactaagcacgaatatcacctccaattcttccaattccaactatattgagagatatgtggaattgaaaaatgaggttcatgatctgagttgcttcgatttgacctcaaagcaactcaaactccttgcctacattggtaggacttcagacaactcaagaatcaatggaattgagcaagaatcaaggagaatcgaagagtttaagatttctgcaaattaccttcaatggaggtctgagcttgttagatcttgatctgaatcgtgcttggcttcacttcaattgcttgtagaagaggaatggaaaggcttagaagcaatggattcctggagaattaaattccaaaacagtggagatgcaagctcaaattcaaatgaatttatcagggttatcctcttagtgtgaagggttttcaatggagattcaaagttggtgcaatgtgtgtgtcatttctgagcaaatgcagttGTATTTATAGtcaaatccatgtgatatttgcacactcttttccCTTTCCAATTTAAGCaaaatgatgaaagcatggtgcatgggcgcgcataggcccatgaaatgataacttgaaagtccaaatgaatgatcagatgctttggagatggattggattgcaaggtacatgtgcattgtcacttgaagattgatccatgccaaatgatatcagcctgtttaagccatgcgcagcctatgtatttatcatccaaaatgcatgaattttagctctttggaaaggtgagatcaagaggaacaagttttatgttgaacactttttcatttggatcttggaaattggagatatttgaggtggaagtttggaaaattttgacatatcaaaaattttctaagtgtcaagccatatgtctcaatattctaccttgcttaactttttatgggagcttcaaatgagaaaagtgtcttcataaaagttgtagatatctcaaataacttcaaaatggttaccaatttcatgtaatttggatttgaaatgatagagttatgcatttttgaagtttggaaaaatcacttgatcaatggtataggtcaaaagtgacatataatgtagcctcatatcacatgttcaaagaagttgaattagctcccactttaaacataaaggttgaattagacacattgaatttgattgtgaaacttggaaatatttcatctcataaaaattgagcaagttatggccttggaaagttgactttcaaattagggtttagacaaaatgacctataatgtttcaatatagaaaatgattttccaagcaaaaatagctctaggtatcaacatgaaagttgtttataatgtcatttagagtaagtgttctcttggaattattttcatatggtgaaaattgtaggagatggggtctagggagacccagttttgatcagatgaattcatctggccaaccaccatcaaccaacttgctaatttccaaatctcttgactttattagctcatggtagatcatatattcataagatgatgaaattttaagtgtcccttgataaattttatcaattgttgagatagcttgttggagaagttacttaagatacccagtcaaactagggtttccaaggcaaatcaccctcaaactcttgaagcaaacttgatcaatataacatgtagaggacattgggactcatatatgatgctcataaccattcttgaatcaattcttgattgtgctcttttTTCATAAGGGTCTCcaaccctagatgtgatcaatgaatcaaggaaatcatgcccttacctacaaaagagttagataaatacaaagacatatttttggtattttggttagtgaaatgataatatacaagtatgatataatcacaaagatgcttggtgatctctcctaaaacaaacccaatgaagaggggtaaggaggataccaaggtatgatcccaatgctaatgcttatgatgaaagtgcatgagggatcttagggtcaaaattggggtcttacagtatctAAAAAAAACACTTTGACTCCTAAGTCAGTGATTGTTTTAAGCATGGAAGAAATATCTTTAGGTTTCGATAAGTGTGTACCTAGTTTGATGTATGTAGCGCATATTTATAGAAACTCTTTTAGGATTTCACCCCTCGGTCTTTGCCTTGACTGTTCATCTTTCCAAGTGGTAGGATATAATTCATTATGTGATCTAACGGTTTACATCCTTCTTTTTATGGATATCTGAAGCCTTCTTATGCCATACCCACCTATGTTCCATTGGCTTTAGAATATTCTTTTGATGACATACATGTGACGTCTTAGTGGTGACGTCATTTTTATCACCAATAGTTATTTGTTCGTGTTTGTATGGTCCTCTCCTTATGGGGCCGAGATTGGTTTAGGCTTTATCCATGATCCAGATCTATGGGCATGTGGAGCGTTGGACCAATTTTACCTTGAAACTTATCCTAGTAGGAAAAAATGCCATAGTTTTAACAACCATCCACAAATAACCGTTCTGATTTTAAGAGATCTTGAGACAAGTCAAAACTCGGCTCCGTCGGTGTAGGCTTAAGGCACTATTGTTTTTCTTTGGGGAAATACCCACTCCATAGAAAATTGGGCCACTCAAGTCTCAAAAAGAAATATGGACAAAGAGATGTACACAACCTTGAGACACATAAGATTCTAGTTGGACAAACTTCCACCATCCATTGGATGGGAAAGACCATAGGGTCTCAGAACATTTGTCCTATATGGAAGTTGTCCTAAAGAAGGCTTGAGGGATTTCAGACCCTAAAATCTAATTATAAAGTCTAATGAAGGACTTAAAGTACACGCTATTTTAAAACCCTAAATCTCAAATTTACGACTATCACTAATTTTATCGTCAGAGTATTTGCAGATACACCTTCATCACTCGATGTATTACAAAGACTATTGTACCAAAGctcatcatcaacaacaattgAATAGAAGATCTTATCCTGTTAAGTTTAAAGTGAACAAAAGTGACAAAACAAATCTATTATAATTTTGAAATGACACATGTGTTAATATATGCTTCTATATAAACGACTTACTCATATTTACTTCAAGTACTCATATTGTAAATGATGTGAAATCATTCTTGTCTAACAGTTTCATTATTAAAGATTAAAAAAAATGTAATCCTTAGAATTAAGATTAATACTGTTGGGGGAatttttcactagggagcattgaacattgtggaACTTCTTCTTTTGaagcaacacctttgtgagagacacaccacatattcacccaaaatcttaaggtgataggtgagtggattctctcacttataaatgctcaagtctccacatttccaaccaatgtgagactattacccacactactcacacttgatacattctcaacactccccctcaagtgtgagtccacaatgctccccctcaagtggaagtttttcttacttccacaaactaTTGTACCATACAtaacgtttcttattcaccactTTGGCGCTGTTGACACTCTTCAACAGAACGTTTCTTACTCGCCATCCTTGTGGaccgttgactttcgatacaaaTAAGTCGGTCCCATTCTCGaaccaaaggctcatgataccatttgttgAGGGAGTTTTTTTTTCTAGGGggcattgaacattgtgagactttTTTTTTAGAGTAACATCTTTGTGAGACACACCACTTATTCATCTAAAACGTTAAGGTTATAGGTGAgtgagttctctcacttataaatgctcaagtctccacattttCAACTAATATGAGACTATTAttcacacttgatacattctcaaaAAACGAAGGATTGTCATTATATTGTATGATACACTCATTTAAATCAAATCAATTCATCAAAAACATTTTCCATGTTAAACTTACAATTTTTACATTCTATAGCATTAACCACTTCTTGAAAAGCTGAAACACTACATGGAACAACCAAACCATTCCTTTGTTGAAACCcaaattcattgtatgctttcTCCAACAACATCTTGAATAAGGGGTGACAAAGGTAACGAGTTGGAACCACATATCTCTCACGTTTCTCCCCAACATATAGTGCAAAAACACCACCTTTTTTGGCAATTGGATGTTTCTTTTCTTCTTCAAATTCCTTCAACGCATGGCCGTGATCAACTCTACCTTCAACATTCACTTTTTTGACTAGTTTCTTAAGTGATACAATCTTTTTCCCTAACATCTTTTTTAGTTTCTAATCTAAGTCACCTTCAAAGGAGTTTTAATTTTAGGAAGATATATATGAGTGACGATATGGATGTATGAAGAGTATTATATAGATTGAAACATTAATCTTATTTCTTTATTACAACTAGGAACATGCGGTATTTCAGCACTTTAAAATATTAGTATAATAATAGAAATAAATTGTAGTTGGTGTGATGTGAGTTTCATTCTAGAGTCACATTTGTTGACTGCAATATGTTATTACTTAATAAAAGCAAAAGTGGCAATGAAATGGCACAAACTAACTAGTAATTGATGTATTGTTAAGAGTGACATCTAAATATACGTATGATCTTCACACTACTGCAGGCGTATTAATCAATCACCGTTGCACCAATTAAAATTTGAATACTATATAATATACGACGTACCGCTACTATACTTTTTTAGTATTAAAATTAAACTGCAAATGGCATATACTTTTGAATGTAAATTCTATATTCTGTATGACTATTTCCATGATGCGTTCTTCGCATCTAATCTCAATCACTCACGTAAGAAAAGTTTCATGTCAAATTGTCAATGACTATTCAACTTATCGAATGGTTTATTGTAAATTTTTGTTTCGGTTTTGGAACTAGAAATATTTAATGAGGGCGGGAAGTAAGTTTTAGATGTAGTAGAGTATACTTCTAATAAAGTTGAGGACGTGAATGTATACCGATAACACTTTAACGCACAGatcaaacaaaaaaaaagaaatagTTCGAATTTAGGAATATGAATAAAACAGTAGGATATAAATAGGTAAGGTTAAGACTTATAGAAAAAAGTTTATTAGATCTATTAGTCGGCCTATATATGTGTAATGATGTGTATTGTACTAAATTTATAAACTAAATGTacataattattttttataaaatcTCGAAAGATATATGAAAGTTATGTATATATTTTATCTATACATTAAGTTTTGTTTGACAAGatatatttttgaatttatgGCTTATAACTTATAAGTTCATATGTCAATTTATATTTGTTTGATAACGGTTTTTTTATCACGAACTTATAACTTATTTTActaatttataatttatttttcataTACTGTTTTAAATAGCATTTTAACTCATAGTTTATATAGCTTATCATTTTTTCTTCCACTTTTATCcttattattttaataaaaatccACTTTTATcctttataatttattttaatttaaaataaaataattatgtATTAAATATCTTTTATGTCATTTTACATTTATAAGTTAGTTTTATCAAACACTTCAATTAGTTTATCAAATATTAGTCATCAACCATCAACTATAAACTATATGTTATCAGCCATCAACCATCAACTATCAACTATCAGCTAGCTTATGAGTCAACCGCTAAACAAAGTCTAAGTATGTTGCAAAAAGTGGAAGAAAAACCGATATATAGCCTCTAAAAAGTTATTAgcctaaaaaaattaaatatcGAGACTCCACAAAATAGATTTTTAAACAGACTCATAAGCTAAATAGATTTTTAAAAAGGTCAGTTCAAACTCAAAATAAAGCATTTGATAGATAATAAATCAGATTTAAtcttaatattttaattaaatctGACATATTTAAGTAAAGTTTGCATTGGCCCATCCTATCCACGCCCTAATTTGGATTGTTCAAAAAAAACTGTGAACTGAACTGAACTGTCGAATCGAAccataataaagtaaaataattgAACTGATATGTTTAGTTAGTGAATCGAACCATATTATATTAACAGTTCTAAAATTGAACCACATGATAAATAATCTGAATCAAAACTAAATATGAAAAATACTAAAAAGaagttttaaatttttttataaaaaattttaaatattttaacGCGTTGttatttgtaaatatataatgttaaaaatatttgtatatagaatagtctcacatcgactatatcatgtaattagttgtaatctctctctctctctctctctctctctctctctctctctctctctctctctctctctctctctctctctctctctctctctctctctctctctctctctctctctctctctctctctctctctctctctctctctctctctctctctctctctctctctctctctctctctctctcttatatatatatatatatatatatatatatatatatatatatatatatatatatatatatatatatatatatatatatatatatatatatatatatataaaatatcTTCGTAGTGTCTTTCAAAATACACCGTTATTCCaatgtctcttagtctcttgCATTTTAATATGGTATCTAGAGTCTACTGAGAGACAATCATACATTGTGCTTTACTCGGTTGACCCACTGTCTTCCAGTGAGATTTTTTTGGCAAACCATGTCATCACTCCTGATTGCTTTACCAACATCACATTTTCTTCAACCTATGTCCACCACCACCTGCGGCCACTGATTCTGGCGAATTTGTGGCAAACCACCCCTATAGAAAGAAGTGTCTGTCCCGATCCGACCCATCCCTAGAACCGCGCCTCCAAACACCCCACCATGCGCCGTCTACTCCTTCGTGCATTGGATTCACATGCTACCATATGAACCTCACATGTCAGCGCATCTAACATTGTTTTCTTGCGCCCTTTTTGTCGTTCCGGCTGCCTCCCTGCCCTAGTTCTAAATCGGGCCTCAGTTTTTATTTTTGAATCACTGAAAGTCGTGCTATAGTTCAAATAACCACTATTTTCTTCGGTTCATGTGATATTTTGATTCTGTCACTTTCACCGTTTGACTCTATTTTTCGTCAAGCTTATAGATCTGCCTTTCGATTTTATTCCCATATGCGAAAATATGATTTTCTGATATTTTAAAGCAATGGGAGACTCATTTACCAAAGTTTCACTTCTTCCATGTGAAAAACTAACTGGAACAACCAACTACAACATATGGGTTGGTGTTGTCAAGATGTGGTTTCACGATCAAGGGTTTTAAGATCACCTAACCACAAAATTGAATGTTGTTGATGCTGACAAACTCACTAAATAGAAATAAACTAATGCCTCTTTGTGCACTGTGTTATGGTATTCCATAACATCTAATCTCGAAGCATAATATTAAGACTTCACCACTTGCTATGAGGTATGGGAAAAGGCTAAAAAAATCTTCTCCAATGATGTTCATTATCTATACAGTGACATCCTTAAACTCAACTCTCTAAAGTTGGAGAATATGGATATGCAAGCCTATCTGAGTAAGCTTGATGGCTTGAAAGCAAATTACATAATCCTAATTCCTTACGCAAAAGTA encodes:
- the LOC127128960 gene encoding auxin-induced protein 15A-like, coding for MLGKKIVSLKKLVKKVNVEGRVDHGHALKEFEEEKKHPIAKKGGVFALYVGEKRERYVVPTRYLCHPLFKMLLEKAYNEFGFQQRNGLVVPCSVSAFQEVVNAIECKNCKFNMENVFDELI